The Candidatus Izemoplasma sp. region TTAAAATCGCAATCTGGGCAGTGTATGCTTTGGTGCTTGCGACAGCAATTTCTGGACCTGCCATAATTTCTAGATAATGATCTGCTTCTCTTGCAAGTGTACTTGTTTTCACATTGGTTATGGTGAGTGAGCGGTATCCTTTTGCTTTAATATTCACCAATACTGCTCGTAAATCAGCTGTTTCTCCACTTTGTGAAATAAAGATAAATAATGGATTTTTCGTTAACAGAGGCATGTTATACGCAAACTCACTTGCGATATGGACCTCGGTTGGAATGTTCGCCATTTTCTCAAATATTTGTTTACCAACAAACCCAGCATTCATACTGGTTCCTGCGGCAATAATATAAATCCGATCTGTATCTTCTAACGTTTCTTTTATCGGACCATTTAATTGCACTTTACCGTTTTTAAAATACCGTTGTAAGATATTGCGAATAACCCCAGGTTGTTCATTAATTTCCTTTAACATGAAATGGGCGTATTCACCTTTTTCAATATTACTAGCGTCAATATCAATCTCTTTGATATCATGTTCAACATGTTTACCAATAATATCTTTAATCTTATAACTTGCCCCATCAATTTCAACAAATGTTTTATCTTCTAAAGGAATGTACTCATTCGCATACCCAACACATGCCATCACATCACTTGCGACAACGATACCGTGTTGAGATAACCCTATTAATAAAGGACTTTTGTTTTTGGCCGCATACAGTTTATGCGGATTATCACGATCAATGATTGCTAAAGCGTAAGACCCTTCTAATAAACTCATTGTTTTACGAATGGCTTCTGAGACACTCATTTTTGAAGCGAAGCGCTCAATCAAATGCGCAATCACTTCAGTATCTGTATCACTCGCAAAGACACTGCCTTGCAAATAACTAGCAGTTAGTTCTTTGTAGTTTTCTATCACACCGTTATGTACAATAAAAAAACGGCTTCCATTAGAATAGTGAGGATGACTGTTCGCATAATTGGGGATACCATGTGTTGCCCACCGCGTATGTCCAATACCAAGACCACTGTCAAATGAATAATCAACAATTGATTTTAAGTGCGCAATGCGCCCTTTGTCTTTATAAACGTTAAAATCATTTTGCGCATTATTTCTTAACGTAATGCCGGCACTATCATAGCCTCTATATTCTAATTTTTCTAAGCCATTTAATATAATTTCTCTTGCATCTTTATTCCCAATATATCCTACAATACCACACATACTATCAACTCCTTATAAGCACTATTTACTATACCATATATTATGTCGTTTATCAATGCTTTTTGTGAGTGACTACTTGGTATGTGTAACGACTATTGATGAACATAAAGAAGCTTAGACAGAGGAGCAGTATTGCGCCATACCCATAAACGTAATAGGGCTTATATTGGCTATTTACTAACATGTCAGGGAAAACGAAATGAAGCCAATAATAAAGAGGCGTTAGGTCATTTGACTCAATGATAGGATCTGTCATAGTAAACGCTAATAAGTACCCCATTAAGGGAATCATAAACGCTAAAATGTGTTGCATATAGCAATATATCAGCGCTCCAAGCAAAAGGTAATATACACCAAGGATGAAGATACTGATGAAGATATACAATAAATTGACTGTAAAGTCAAAGTACTCGGTAAGTAGACCAAACGCGGTTAAGATACTCCCAATAATTATTATCACAATAGCTAGAAGAACCATTATTACAATGAGTTTAGTCGTAATAAAAACCGTTGTGTCTTGCCGACCAACGAATAAGACATCATATTGATTCGATACCTGCGCATGCATCAGTAAAAAGATGACACTCACCGTCACCATGAGTTTTAAATATGTAATCATATCTTGATAATACCGCTCTTGTAATTGGGTCATAAAAAAGCGTTGATACGCACTCGTTGACATGACTTCTGACGTTAACCACGCATAAAGAACTGTTAAAACGCCAATAACACCTAAATATATAACAATCCGTTTTGTAAACAAAAGGTTAAACTGAACCAATAATCCTTTCATAAAAACACCACATCCATAATATCTTCTTTGATTACATCATCTAAATGTGAAGAGATGATTATTTGCTTATTAACCTTTTGCATAAAATCAATTAAAGCTATTTTACCCAGTTTATCTAATCCTGAAAACGGCTCATCAAGTAAATACATATCAACCTCACACGCAAGCGTTAGAATCAAATTAAGCTTCATTTGATTTCCTTTTGATAATGCTGTACAGGTATGTTTCAAATAGGGTCGAAATTGTAACATATCAATTAACTCATCCATGAGTGACGGATTAAAGGTTACATCCATATAATTAATCTGTGTTAATAAATCCTCACATACGATATCAATTGGAAACTTTGGATGATCTTGTGCATAACGAAATGACCCCGTTAATCCCCTTAATGAGGTCATCCCCGCCAGGACCCTTAATACCGTACTCTTCCCTACTCCGTTTGGCCCAACAAGGACAGTTACCTGTTTCTTTAAAGGGATGTCTGGCACAGTGACTGTCGCTTGTTTGAACTTAATAGTAAATCCTTTAATCTGAGATAGGGTCATCAATCTCAATCCAATCATCTGTATTATCCATATGGAATAAAGGTTGTCTAATAAACGGGAAATCATCAATATATTGTGTCTTTTCAGTGCCATCAATCTCATAGGTCACTTTGACAGTAAAACGCTCAATATACTCAATTGATGCGTTATACACTAATGGCACATAAAAAGCTTTTGAAGTTTGACTCAATAACTGTATTCTTAACTCTGTAGGGACATATGTTTGAAACAAATCATAGCTTGCTAATCCGAGGATGTCACTAGGACAATCAGTATACTCAACTGGTGTATACACTTCTTTTAGTTGCCGTGTATTCGCTTTTACAGATACGCTCATAATGTCAATATCTTTAATAAGGATGTTATGATACGTTAAATTACCTAGTTCTATATATAATCCACTCACCCGAGAGCCTTTGTCATAGGTATCAATTGTCGCAGATAAGCCCCCTAAACTAAGGGATGGCTCAGCATCATGTGTAAAAACATAATTGACTTCACCAACTGGAATATAATACGTTGTATCATTGCGATAGGTAATTTCTAAGGACGCATCATCATAAATCAGTTGTCCATCATCGAGATGAATCAATGGACGCAAATCAAAATGAACAACTGTAAAGACGGTGTCTTGATGTAGGAGTTGTTGCTTATCAATCATGATCTTATCAATTTCGACACGTGTTTTTTCATCCCCATTAACTAGCGCTATACGCGAGATATAGTCTTCATCAAAATGAAAACTATTTGGATCATTGGTTAAGACACTAATGCGAAACGTTTCATAGCTATTGGTTTCATACATTGAAATGACTTGTTTGCGGCTCATCATCTGTAAGGGGCGCTCTTCTTGAATAAATAATAAGAGAGTGACTATTATGATTAAAATTAAAATGATGCCACCAAGAACTTTACCCTTCATTGATTTGTTCCTTTCTTAATGAGTAATACTCTGTTGTTACGACAAAGACTTCCCAGCCACCTTTACGGACATTTCGCCAAAAGCGATAATATTTAGCGACGCCATTACTAATTTTACCTTCTCCTTTTACTTCGACAATTAGTTTGGTCATAGGGTCGATGTCAACACGTATTTCAATATCTTCGGTATATGTTTCTGTTGATGACGTTAAAATCTCCCAATCAAGCTCTTCTTCAAACCCGAGTTCTATGGTGTAAATCTCCCCTTCTGCGGTCATATTTAAATTTCCTGAGACATTGTACTGTTTTGTTGTTGTTTCAATACTTTTAAACTCAAATTCTTGCCGTATTGGTGTCGTTCCTTCATTGACAATGACATATAATGTATCCTTTGTAAAGGTGACGGGTTCAGCGTCATATTTGGTGTAGGTGCGCCAACCCCAAAAACGCCGACGTTTAACCTTTTTATAATATTTCTTATACATCTTATTGGTGTACTCATCTAAAAACTTAGCCCCACTATGTTCAAACGTCACCTCTTGATAAGTTTCATAGTCACTCGCGGTGACATCTTGAATCGCAAATGCGCTTAAAAAAGCGATTAACGCGATAATCATACTTTTTTTCATTAAAAAACACCTCCATCACTATAGTAGTGACAGACGTGTTTAATTTCTTTTATTCTTCTAAAATATCTTCAAGGTTCTCTCGTAATAGCT contains the following coding sequences:
- the glmS gene encoding glutamine--fructose-6-phosphate transaminase (isomerizing); amino-acid sequence: MCGIVGYIGNKDAREIILNGLEKLEYRGYDSAGITLRNNAQNDFNVYKDKGRIAHLKSIVDYSFDSGLGIGHTRWATHGIPNYANSHPHYSNGSRFFIVHNGVIENYKELTASYLQGSVFASDTDTEVIAHLIERFASKMSVSEAIRKTMSLLEGSYALAIIDRDNPHKLYAAKNKSPLLIGLSQHGIVVASDVMACVGYANEYIPLEDKTFVEIDGASYKIKDIIGKHVEHDIKEIDIDASNIEKGEYAHFMLKEINEQPGVIRNILQRYFKNGKVQLNGPIKETLEDTDRIYIIAAGTSMNAGFVGKQIFEKMANIPTEVHIASEFAYNMPLLTKNPLFIFISQSGETADLRAVLVNIKAKGYRSLTITNVKTSTLAREADHYLEIMAGPEIAVASTKAYTAQIAILSILAYGLSDGHINLYKELSRVAISMENIIDKRDYIKSLVKDYLTKRNCFYIGRGIDYYTCLEASLKLKEISYIQTEGFAAGELKHGTIALIEENTPVIAIISQRATSKNTRSNLYEVKSRGAHALIISTKSVHEQDDQIIVDDVHEVLSPMLTVIPTQLIAYYAALERGNDIDKPRNLAKSVTVE
- a CDS encoding ATP-binding cassette domain-containing protein; the encoded protein is MTLSQIKGFTIKFKQATVTVPDIPLKKQVTVLVGPNGVGKSTVLRVLAGMTSLRGLTGSFRYAQDHPKFPIDIVCEDLLTQINYMDVTFNPSLMDELIDMLQFRPYLKHTCTALSKGNQMKLNLILTLACEVDMYLLDEPFSGLDKLGKIALIDFMQKVNKQIIISSHLDDVIKEDIMDVVFL